From Candidatus Nanopelagicales bacterium, the proteins below share one genomic window:
- a CDS encoding trypsin-like serine protease produces MKPRVASLLIAALGLSMITGTSVAAPRLMQGTPAQGEPYTAQLIVLGTTNYEMCSAAIWKPRVLLTAAHCLTDSGSGTPAASSRIFVMPPGVNSPLVYASGPVGAARVRVLNAYLGQNYVEASKLVVGNDIAAVVLDTDLVSTSPFTRLADRTEIERWAKAQRETQIVGYGITSLTDTAPAIPRSGTFLLSEIQVERRATNGWVTWSNPVNGVDTCPGDSGAPQFVTSEASTLLIGDIAGGNCNAQPRTAEGFAAITYLEVLNPALTAAGYPPIPSAPQNIIATSMNGKTTVWWATPRLAADYATNYEVRNAEGKAVCTSTQPYCTVDSTDQLTVRSINSQNEGDAATAPSATPIRPRPPTAIAGKTTVKIALQPLNYPVVTGYRVLDQRRKVICRISRTTPPLTCTTKLSPGSFRFTVSAATPQGRTPESGLSNLVVTRS; encoded by the coding sequence GTGAAACCTCGAGTCGCGAGCCTGCTGATTGCTGCTCTTGGCCTATCGATGATCACCGGGACATCGGTTGCGGCCCCTCGCTTGATGCAGGGCACCCCCGCCCAAGGCGAGCCCTATACGGCCCAACTCATCGTGCTGGGCACCACTAACTACGAGATGTGTAGCGCTGCAATTTGGAAACCACGCGTGCTGCTGACGGCCGCACATTGCCTTACTGACAGTGGGTCAGGAACACCCGCCGCCAGTTCGCGCATTTTCGTCATGCCACCTGGTGTCAACTCGCCACTTGTTTACGCCTCGGGGCCTGTCGGCGCTGCTCGTGTGCGAGTACTCAATGCCTACCTTGGTCAAAATTATGTTGAGGCATCAAAACTCGTTGTCGGCAATGACATCGCTGCAGTGGTGCTCGATACCGATCTCGTATCAACCTCGCCTTTTACTCGTTTAGCTGACCGCACGGAAATTGAACGATGGGCCAAGGCACAGCGTGAAACGCAGATCGTCGGGTACGGAATCACAAGTTTGACTGATACTGCGCCCGCGATCCCTCGCAGTGGCACATTTTTGCTCAGCGAAATTCAAGTTGAGCGACGTGCAACAAACGGCTGGGTCACCTGGTCCAACCCCGTTAATGGTGTTGACACATGCCCTGGCGATAGCGGAGCACCGCAGTTTGTGACATCCGAGGCATCCACATTGCTCATCGGTGATATCGCTGGCGGTAATTGCAATGCCCAGCCGCGTACTGCTGAAGGTTTCGCTGCGATCACCTATTTAGAGGTGCTGAATCCAGCCCTCACCGCCGCGGGATATCCGCCAATTCCGTCAGCACCGCAAAATATCATTGCTACGTCAATGAACGGGAAAACGACGGTGTGGTGGGCTACCCCAAGGCTCGCTGCAGATTATGCGACCAACTACGAAGTGCGTAATGCAGAAGGAAAGGCAGTGTGCACTTCAACGCAGCCATATTGCACCGTTGACAGCACTGATCAACTCACGGTCAGAAGCATCAACAGCCAAAACGAAGGGGATGCGGCAACCGCACCCTCTGCAACACCTATACGCCCGCGTCCACCGACAGCAATTGCAGGCAAAACCACGGTAAAGATTGCGCTGCAGCCACTGAACTACCCTGTCGTTACTGGGTACCGAGTTCTTGACCAACGCAGGAAAGTCATCTGCCGCATCTCGCGCACTACGCCACCATTGACCTGCACAACCAAACTTTCTCCCGGCAGTTTTAGGTTCACTGTCAGTGCTGCAACCCCTCAGGGGCGCACTCCCGAATCTGGACTATCCAATCTTGTCGTCACTCGTTCTTAG
- a CDS encoding EAL domain-containing protein yields the protein MHYFIAFLVFTLIRLLQRRRELNERLASVSAQIPGVLFEYQQDPHGFGRFLYVSAGTEPLFNITATQILDDPMALIHQIHPDDRSGIREIFDGSVTVATSRRETFRIQHADGSQHWVLGEAVSTPIADGTVLWRGSFNDVSTELHQAEQLRVSASVFGATHDAVMILDPVGIIIDVNPGFTSLLGYEREEALGHHVNQMAIEPGQEKLFADIRNYLTRHDFWRGEVVYRHKDGQVGPEAETLTTVRDEAGLIIYYVAVISSVNATREDFVTGLPNRNLLDNNIQQVCSEATNSHSKVALLAIGLDGFRAVNDAYGHRFGDLLLHAVAERLTLIARGSTNVYRLRGDEFAMLHTEQSSGMSLDGLCSQILNELSQPFMVGGETIHITTGIGVSLFPDDSLSPLELTQMASFALRAAKTRGAGQVSYFHPEMQTEAAQTMQLIDDLRSALANNEMLVYFQPIINLSDNSVEKAEALTRWIHPVRGSVSPGLFIPLAERSGLISQIGEFVTDQSIAFSHQVRQLEAGFQISFNMSPVELAVNSEQHMLRLERIHKTGLPGSAFVIEITEGLLLNANETVRANLDTYHDAGLSFAIDDFGTGYSSLAYLQSLDADWIKIDQSFVRELSPSSDSLVLVQAMIAMAHQLGLRVIAEGVETQEQRDLLQEAGCDFAQGYLYSPAIAPQDFIEWMRNWQKQFSRSS from the coding sequence TTGCACTATTTCATCGCCTTTCTTGTGTTCACGCTCATTCGCCTGTTGCAACGACGCCGTGAATTAAATGAACGCCTAGCCTCTGTTTCAGCACAAATCCCAGGCGTGCTGTTTGAATACCAACAAGATCCACATGGGTTTGGGCGCTTTCTCTATGTGAGTGCCGGAACTGAACCGCTCTTTAATATCACCGCAACACAAATTCTCGATGATCCGATGGCACTCATTCATCAGATTCACCCCGATGACCGTTCTGGTATTCGTGAAATATTTGATGGCTCAGTAACGGTTGCCACGAGCAGACGTGAAACATTCCGAATTCAGCATGCTGATGGTTCCCAGCATTGGGTTCTTGGTGAAGCGGTGTCCACTCCAATAGCTGACGGAACGGTGTTGTGGCGTGGCAGTTTTAATGACGTGAGCACTGAACTGCATCAAGCAGAGCAACTACGAGTCAGCGCGAGCGTGTTTGGTGCAACTCATGACGCTGTCATGATTTTGGATCCTGTAGGAATCATCATTGACGTCAATCCAGGCTTTACCTCACTTCTTGGCTACGAGCGAGAAGAGGCCCTTGGCCATCACGTTAACCAGATGGCTATTGAGCCTGGTCAAGAAAAGTTGTTTGCAGATATTCGCAATTACCTCACCCGCCATGACTTCTGGCGTGGAGAGGTTGTATACCGCCACAAAGATGGCCAGGTAGGACCGGAAGCCGAAACACTCACGACTGTTCGAGATGAAGCGGGCCTCATCATCTATTACGTTGCGGTGATAAGCAGCGTGAATGCCACACGTGAAGATTTTGTAACGGGACTCCCGAACCGCAACTTGTTGGACAACAACATTCAACAAGTGTGCTCTGAAGCAACAAACTCCCATTCAAAGGTTGCGCTTCTCGCCATTGGCCTGGACGGTTTCCGTGCAGTTAATGACGCATACGGGCACCGCTTTGGTGATCTTCTATTGCACGCTGTCGCTGAACGTTTAACGCTGATAGCCAGGGGTAGCACAAACGTGTACCGACTTCGTGGAGATGAATTTGCCATGCTTCACACTGAACAGAGTTCCGGCATGAGTCTTGATGGATTGTGTTCCCAGATCTTGAATGAACTCTCGCAACCGTTCATGGTGGGCGGCGAAACTATTCACATCACCACGGGTATTGGCGTCTCGCTTTTCCCTGACGATTCATTATCCCCTCTTGAACTCACCCAAATGGCATCCTTCGCTTTGCGCGCAGCAAAAACCCGCGGTGCTGGACAGGTGAGCTACTTCCATCCTGAGATGCAGACTGAAGCCGCACAAACGATGCAGCTCATTGATGATCTGAGGAGCGCATTGGCGAATAATGAGATGTTGGTGTACTTCCAACCAATCATTAACCTCAGTGACAACTCAGTGGAGAAAGCCGAAGCCCTCACCCGCTGGATTCATCCTGTTCGCGGCTCGGTTAGCCCCGGGCTCTTTATCCCTCTGGCAGAACGCTCAGGGCTCATTTCACAAATCGGCGAATTCGTGACCGATCAATCAATTGCGTTTTCCCACCAAGTTAGACAGCTCGAAGCAGGATTCCAAATTAGCTTCAATATGTCACCTGTTGAACTCGCTGTTAATTCAGAACAACACATGTTGAGACTTGAACGGATTCATAAAACCGGACTGCCAGGTTCAGCTTTTGTCATTGAAATTACTGAAGGGCTTTTGCTCAACGCAAACGAAACTGTTAGAGCCAACCTTGATACCTATCACGATGCCGGATTGTCATTCGCGATTGACGACTTTGGCACCGGTTATTCATCACTCGCCTACTTGCAGAGTCTCGATGCTGACTGGATCAAGATCGACCAGTCATTTGTTCGCGAACTCTCCCCGAGCTCTGACTCACTTGTTCTTGTTCAGGCGATGATTGCTATGGCTCATCAGCTAGGCCTGCGAGTTATCGCTGAAGGCGTAGAGACGCAGGAACAACGCGATCTATTGCAGGAAGCTGGTTGCGACTTTGCCCAGGGCTACTTGTATTCGCCAGCAATCGCGCCACAAGATTTCATCGAGTGGATGCGTAACTGGCAGAAACAATTCTCGCGTTCGTCGTGA
- a CDS encoding CHASE domain-containing protein, with the protein MNLRARFRASALLRWIASILVLAVGLGITQTITHVQRTAQEERSAQVVQEFGDQFTDRVNNALLPSYYLTHSIESYVESVDGKLNKQEFSDLLDRIVSHSTNIRNIAVAPANRIAYVSPLTGNEAALGLYYPDIPAQWPAIQNIIASKLPRLIGPVDLVQGGRGLIYRYPVFKNDGSYWGLVSTVLDVDAFLEKQAAIPVHSQVDFALRTVNADGSPANTFWGNPDVFANPAASIFTLEPLDTRWELAVAGPALDTQPLILTEIFGIALFHRLSCVHAHSPVATTP; encoded by the coding sequence ATGAACCTTCGTGCTCGATTTCGCGCATCTGCGCTCCTTCGCTGGATCGCCTCAATCCTCGTCCTAGCCGTCGGATTGGGAATCACTCAAACGATCACTCATGTTCAACGCACAGCTCAGGAAGAACGATCTGCACAAGTGGTCCAAGAATTTGGTGATCAATTCACCGATCGCGTGAATAACGCTCTCTTACCGTCCTACTACCTCACTCACAGTATTGAGTCGTACGTCGAGAGCGTCGACGGAAAACTCAATAAACAAGAGTTCTCAGATCTCCTTGATCGCATCGTCTCGCACTCAACAAATATCCGAAATATCGCAGTCGCCCCTGCTAATCGGATCGCCTACGTGAGCCCGCTTACTGGAAACGAAGCAGCACTTGGCCTTTATTACCCTGACATTCCCGCGCAATGGCCTGCGATTCAAAACATCATTGCTTCAAAACTGCCGCGGCTCATCGGCCCCGTTGATTTGGTGCAAGGAGGTCGTGGGCTTATCTATCGTTATCCAGTTTTTAAGAACGATGGCAGCTACTGGGGTCTGGTCAGCACTGTTTTAGATGTTGACGCCTTCCTGGAAAAACAAGCTGCTATCCCAGTGCATAGCCAGGTGGATTTTGCGCTACGCACAGTCAATGCTGATGGCTCCCCTGCTAACACCTTTTGGGGGAATCCCGACGTCTTCGCCAATCCCGCCGCTTCAATATTCACATTAGAGCCGCTCGACACTCGATGGGAATTAGCGGTTGCCGGCCCAGCATTGGATACGCAGCCCTTAATTCTTACCGAAATCTTCGGAATTGCACTATTTCATCGCCTTTCTTGTGTTCACGCTCATTCGCCTGTTGCAACGACGCCGTGA
- a CDS encoding FAD-binding oxidoreductase, giving the protein MLSPAADSRYQALLGRLRLQYDAIPDGATIRLAKRTSNLFRPRQELARPGLDVAAFDGVLEIDEEERTAQVLGMTTYEHLVEATLPYGLIPMCVPQLRTITLGGAVTGLGIEAASFRNGTPHESVIEMDILAGSGEVLTVSGAVDDPNRELFYGFPNSYGSLGYALRIKIELEPVQPFVHLRHLRFESAAALTNAIVMITESHEYAGNRVDFIDGTVFSDHEHYLTLGEMVPELPSGTSASDYTKKGIYYRSIQQRTDDYLTILDYLWRWDTDWFWCSRAFGAQKSIIRKLWPQSKLRSDAYWKLIALDHKYDISGTLNSLQRKPQREAVVQDIEVPLDQLPDFLEFFHREIGIEPIWICPLKQRDPNVRWPLYEFDPQQMYVNVGFWSSVAMPDGIDKNSGFFNRKIEEEVTRLDGRKSLYSTAFYERETFWSIYGGFDYQSLKDRYDPHGRLLGLYEKVVEQR; this is encoded by the coding sequence GTGCTTTCGCCTGCAGCCGACAGTCGCTACCAAGCCCTGCTTGGGCGCCTTCGCCTGCAATATGACGCTATCCCTGACGGTGCCACAATTCGACTCGCTAAACGCACGTCAAACCTGTTTCGACCACGCCAAGAACTTGCCCGACCTGGCCTTGATGTTGCTGCCTTCGACGGAGTACTCGAAATCGACGAGGAAGAGCGCACTGCTCAGGTTCTTGGAATGACCACTTACGAGCACCTCGTCGAAGCAACCTTGCCCTATGGCCTCATACCGATGTGCGTGCCGCAGCTGCGCACCATCACGTTGGGTGGTGCAGTCACCGGACTAGGAATCGAGGCGGCCAGTTTTCGTAATGGAACTCCCCATGAGTCAGTTATTGAGATGGACATCTTGGCGGGCAGTGGTGAGGTTCTCACGGTCAGCGGAGCAGTTGATGATCCCAATCGCGAATTGTTCTATGGCTTTCCTAATTCCTACGGATCATTGGGGTACGCACTTCGCATCAAGATTGAACTCGAGCCAGTCCAGCCATTCGTGCACTTACGTCACCTTCGGTTCGAAAGCGCAGCTGCTCTCACAAATGCAATTGTTATGATTACTGAATCACATGAATATGCTGGAAATCGCGTTGATTTCATTGATGGAACCGTGTTTTCTGACCATGAGCATTACCTCACTCTTGGCGAGATGGTTCCTGAACTTCCTTCAGGGACATCAGCTAGCGACTACACAAAAAAGGGGATCTACTACCGCTCAATTCAGCAACGCACAGATGACTACCTGACGATTCTGGATTACCTCTGGCGATGGGATACCGACTGGTTTTGGTGTTCACGTGCATTTGGTGCACAGAAATCAATCATCAGGAAGCTGTGGCCTCAATCCAAACTTCGTAGCGATGCCTATTGGAAATTGATTGCGCTAGATCACAAATACGATATTTCGGGCACATTGAATTCCTTGCAACGTAAACCTCAACGTGAGGCTGTCGTCCAAGACATCGAAGTGCCCCTTGACCAGTTACCCGATTTTCTTGAATTCTTTCATCGCGAGATTGGGATTGAACCAATCTGGATCTGCCCACTCAAACAACGCGATCCCAATGTCCGTTGGCCTCTGTATGAATTCGATCCCCAGCAGATGTACGTCAATGTGGGCTTTTGGTCCAGCGTTGCCATGCCTGACGGAATCGACAAAAATTCTGGCTTTTTCAATCGAAAAATTGAAGAAGAAGTGACACGATTGGATGGTCGAAAGTCGTTGTACTCCACGGCTTTCTACGAACGCGAAACATTTTGGTCGATTTATGGGGGTTTCGACTATCAGTCCCTCAAAGATCGATATGACCCGCACGGGAGACTATTGGGACTGTACGAAAAGGTGGTTGAACAGCGATGA
- a CDS encoding class I SAM-dependent methyltransferase translates to MKLADVFAFVVPEDRGVAFRAFDGSTAGPSDAEVALELRNPRGAQYIATAPSQLGLARAYVSGDLEIVGDPYVALSRLYPIDTSHIGLKEKAKLAKSLLPYVLSRPTPPPQERRLSGRRHSKNRDADAIQHHYDVSNLFYSWVLGPSMAYTCAVFPNEHASLEVAQETKFDLVCRKLGLHPGMKLLDVGCGWGGMVRHAVKNYGVTAIGVTLSEQQAAYAQAAIERDGIGHRAEVRFSDYRDLPETDFDAVSSIGLTEHIGRANYPAYFSFLYGKLKPEGRMLNHTITRPNDDEPSHYNDSFINRYVFPDGELSGPGHIMSTMNAAGFEIRHQENLREHYALTLKHWCENLETHWDEAVAEAGEGTARVWRLYMAASRMGFDLNTIQLHQMLGVKLSEGYKSGMPYRMQLDVG, encoded by the coding sequence ATGAAACTTGCAGATGTTTTTGCTTTTGTCGTTCCAGAAGATCGCGGTGTTGCATTCAGGGCCTTTGACGGCTCAACCGCGGGGCCAAGTGATGCGGAAGTAGCACTTGAACTTCGCAACCCTCGCGGCGCGCAATACATCGCGACCGCGCCGTCACAACTTGGACTTGCCCGCGCGTATGTCAGTGGTGACTTAGAGATTGTGGGCGATCCATACGTAGCACTCTCGCGCCTGTACCCAATCGACACTTCACACATTGGGCTTAAAGAAAAAGCCAAGCTGGCTAAGAGCCTCTTGCCGTATGTACTTTCACGCCCAACACCACCTCCGCAAGAGCGCAGACTTTCAGGTCGTCGCCACTCAAAGAATCGTGATGCGGATGCGATTCAGCATCACTATGACGTCTCAAATCTGTTTTACAGCTGGGTTCTTGGCCCTTCGATGGCCTATACCTGTGCTGTCTTTCCCAATGAACATGCCTCACTAGAAGTCGCCCAAGAAACCAAGTTCGATCTCGTTTGTCGCAAACTCGGTTTGCACCCGGGTATGAAATTGCTCGATGTTGGCTGCGGATGGGGCGGCATGGTTCGTCATGCTGTAAAAAATTATGGTGTCACCGCCATTGGTGTGACACTTTCCGAGCAACAAGCAGCATATGCACAAGCAGCAATTGAGCGAGATGGCATTGGTCACCGCGCCGAGGTTCGATTCAGTGACTATCGCGATCTTCCCGAAACGGATTTCGATGCTGTGTCGTCTATCGGTCTTACAGAGCACATTGGACGCGCAAATTACCCCGCCTACTTCTCATTCCTATACGGCAAACTCAAGCCCGAGGGACGCATGCTGAATCACACCATCACTCGTCCTAATGATGACGAACCTTCGCACTACAACGATTCATTTATTAATCGCTATGTCTTTCCTGACGGTGAACTCTCAGGCCCTGGGCACATCATGAGCACAATGAATGCAGCAGGCTTTGAGATTCGTCATCAAGAGAATCTTCGCGAGCACTATGCCTTGACCCTCAAGCACTGGTGCGAAAATCTCGAAACACATTGGGACGAAGCTGTGGCTGAGGCGGGTGAAGGCACTGCTCGCGTGTGGCGGCTCTACATGGCTGCTTCGCGCATGGGTTTTGATCTCAACACTATTCAGCTACACCAGATGCTCGGTGTGAAACTGAGTGAAGGCTACAAATCAGGTATGCCGTATCGCATGCAACTTGATGTTGGGTAA